In the genome of Fulvivirga maritima, one region contains:
- a CDS encoding BamA/TamA family outer membrane protein, producing the protein MQQQYLHKSRAKAYLAVVFIALLASCKVSKVTTHNDSVKQEVVETHGKDSVTVVAGELYQAGKFKRFMLGDHYRDVWLAPVKVPVINLDTVKGGLEINHKGGGMQTYSLKAKGGDGKLYSLRSLQKDPTPALPFGLRYSFADDVVQDQISASNPYAAFILPPLGDAAGIYHTNPELYYIPDTPKLGEYQETFGGVLAMLEEDADENWENKDSFGNTKNAVGTDKVREKLLEDNDDYIDEPNLLRNRLFDMWIGDWDRHDGQFRWAELKDDDGDKYYRPIPEDRDNMFFKFDGFLPWWASRKWALRKFQDFQPEVRDIAGLNFNARYLDRRFLTGMSEEEWVEVAKDMQKRLTDDIIEKSIRQMPDTVFQLTGERTIEILKKRRDNLDDFARRYYKVLAKQVDILGTDQEEAFEVIRHPNNDTEVNVYESNDDGKKKRRYYHRVFHNDETKEIRIYGLGDDDYFYLSGESNDGPLVRIIGGEGDDILMDSSKVSGLRRKNIYYDDIAEENEIESGKETKLMLSDDRNANSYDFKEFKYDYLGPALYFGLNNDDGLFLGGGVVIKTQGFRKDPYASMHKIMANYAPSSSAWNFQYEGDFKKLFGDIGMNIDAFARAPNFFTNFYGYGNSSEEVNDDEDYYRVRYEEVWVAPGLTYDLGKNSSVKFGPAYQYAKVHNGDDNFFTENADSFGPDALDASHFGGFYFKADVNTTKILAKPEKGVRWLTESRWLAELNNDNSRMSKISSELRAYYTVDIPFETTFAVRIGGSSVSGDYNFYQASTIGGNAGLSRLGTVRGYGRDRFAGRSSIYQNNEIRMRLLKVPFYYMPFEFGISGHFDQGRVWSDQPEEDTWHTGVGGGVWIAPLGRWVFTAVYTVGDYDNMWNVNLGFLF; encoded by the coding sequence ATGCAACAACAATACTTACATAAAAGCAGGGCTAAAGCTTATTTAGCTGTAGTATTTATCGCTTTACTGGCATCTTGTAAAGTTTCTAAAGTTACAACACATAATGACTCCGTGAAGCAGGAGGTGGTAGAAACACATGGAAAAGATTCCGTTACGGTGGTGGCCGGGGAGTTATATCAGGCAGGAAAGTTTAAGAGGTTTATGCTGGGAGATCATTACAGAGATGTATGGTTAGCTCCTGTAAAAGTGCCTGTTATTAATCTGGATACTGTAAAAGGTGGTTTAGAAATTAACCATAAAGGTGGAGGTATGCAGACCTATTCTTTAAAGGCTAAAGGAGGTGATGGCAAGCTCTATTCTTTACGCTCTTTACAAAAGGATCCTACACCTGCATTGCCATTTGGCTTGCGTTATTCTTTTGCTGATGATGTTGTGCAAGATCAGATTTCAGCATCTAATCCTTATGCTGCTTTTATTCTACCTCCATTAGGAGATGCCGCCGGTATTTATCATACTAATCCTGAATTATACTACATTCCTGATACTCCCAAGCTAGGAGAGTATCAAGAGACTTTTGGTGGTGTTTTGGCTATGCTTGAAGAAGATGCCGATGAAAACTGGGAAAACAAAGACAGTTTTGGTAACACTAAAAATGCCGTAGGCACTGATAAGGTAAGAGAGAAGCTTTTGGAAGATAATGACGATTATATTGATGAGCCTAATTTATTGAGAAACAGGCTTTTTGATATGTGGATAGGCGACTGGGACAGGCATGACGGACAGTTTAGATGGGCAGAGCTTAAAGATGATGATGGAGATAAGTATTACAGACCTATCCCGGAAGACAGAGATAACATGTTCTTCAAATTCGATGGCTTTTTACCGTGGTGGGCAAGCAGAAAATGGGCTCTAAGAAAGTTTCAGGATTTTCAACCCGAAGTAAGAGATATTGCTGGTCTTAACTTTAATGCACGGTACCTTGATAGAAGATTTCTAACAGGTATGTCAGAAGAAGAGTGGGTAGAGGTAGCTAAAGACATGCAAAAAAGACTCACAGATGATATTATAGAAAAATCTATAAGGCAAATGCCTGATACGGTTTTTCAGCTTACTGGTGAGAGAACAATTGAGATACTTAAAAAACGAAGAGATAATCTGGATGATTTTGCCAGAAGATATTATAAGGTGCTTGCCAAGCAGGTAGATATTTTAGGAACAGACCAGGAAGAGGCCTTTGAGGTTATACGTCATCCTAATAATGATACAGAAGTAAATGTATACGAATCTAATGATGATGGTAAGAAAAAAAGAAGGTACTATCACAGGGTATTTCATAATGATGAAACCAAAGAAATTAGAATTTATGGCCTTGGAGATGATGATTACTTCTACTTGTCTGGTGAAAGTAATGATGGACCGCTGGTACGTATAATTGGAGGTGAAGGAGATGATATTTTGATGGATTCTTCAAAAGTTTCCGGGCTTAGAAGAAAAAATATCTATTATGATGATATAGCTGAAGAAAATGAAATTGAAAGTGGCAAAGAAACCAAACTGATGCTTTCTGATGATAGAAATGCTAACAGCTATGATTTCAAAGAATTTAAGTATGATTACTTAGGCCCAGCACTTTACTTTGGTTTAAATAATGATGATGGCTTATTCCTGGGAGGTGGTGTGGTTATTAAAACCCAAGGTTTCAGGAAAGATCCTTATGCCAGCATGCACAAAATTATGGCTAACTATGCTCCTAGTAGTTCTGCATGGAACTTTCAATATGAAGGTGATTTTAAAAAGCTATTTGGAGATATAGGTATGAACATAGATGCCTTTGCTCGTGCTCCTAACTTTTTCACTAACTTCTATGGATATGGAAATAGCTCAGAAGAGGTTAATGATGATGAAGACTATTACAGAGTACGCTATGAAGAGGTGTGGGTAGCACCAGGCTTAACTTATGATCTGGGCAAAAATTCGTCAGTGAAATTTGGTCCGGCCTATCAATACGCAAAAGTGCACAATGGAGATGATAATTTCTTTACTGAAAATGCAGACAGCTTTGGGCCTGATGCTTTAGACGCCAGTCATTTTGGAGGTTTTTACTTTAAAGCGGACGTTAATACCACTAAGATATTAGCCAAACCAGAAAAAGGTGTAAGGTGGCTTACGGAGAGCAGATGGCTGGCCGAGTTAAATAATGACAACAGCCGAATGAGTAAAATAAGCAGTGAACTGAGAGCATATTATACTGTAGATATTCCTTTCGAAACCACCTTTGCGGTGCGTATAGGAGGATCTAGTGTTTCAGGAGATTATAACTTTTACCAGGCCAGTACCATAGGTGGTAATGCCGGGCTTAGTAGGTTAGGTACAGTGAGAGGTTATGGCAGAGACAGGTTTGCTGGGCGAAGCAGTATCTACCAGAATAATGAGATCCGTATGAGATTATTGAAAGTGCCGTTTTACTATATGCCTTTTGAGTTTGGTATTTCCGGTCACTTTGATCAGGGCCGTGTGTGGTCTGATCAGCCTGAGGAAGATACCTGGCATACCGGTGTAGGTGGTGGCGTATGGATTGCTCCGCTGGGCCGTTGGGTATTTACCGCAGTGTACACCGTAGGTGATTATGATAACATGTGGAACGTTAACTTAGGATTTCTTTTCTAA
- a CDS encoding phosphoribosylpyrophosphate synthetase has product MAIHNLKPMSEVMDDLKNQGYSTDFNFRKNELHNDDNGTVYKPTEVTVKEEYRFEGDTNPGDANILYVIETTSGDKGTLINAYGADANVEMEEFLNEAHHEDHEYNKS; this is encoded by the coding sequence ATGGCTATTCATAATTTAAAACCAATGTCAGAAGTAATGGATGATCTTAAGAATCAAGGTTATTCTACTGACTTTAATTTCAGAAAAAATGAGCTTCATAATGATGACAACGGCACTGTTTATAAACCCACTGAAGTTACTGTAAAAGAAGAGTACAGATTTGAGGGAGATACTAATCCTGGAGATGCTAACATCCTATACGTTATTGAAACTACTTCAGGAGATAAGGGTACGCTCATCAATGCTTATGGAGCAGATGCTAATGTAGAAATGGAAGAATTTCTAAATGAAGCACACCACGAAGATCATGAGTATAATAAATCTTAA
- a CDS encoding YtxH domain-containing protein, which yields MNNTNIKIIAGFAAGAIAGALTGLLLAPESGDRTRKKLGKESDKLRESLSKSIAESFDAAKSKYGSLIDEYVAEGKKQLDKAKETAKLN from the coding sequence ATGAACAATACCAACATTAAAATCATAGCAGGATTTGCAGCGGGTGCCATAGCTGGTGCATTAACAGGATTATTATTAGCTCCAGAAAGTGGAGATAGAACCAGAAAGAAACTGGGTAAGGAGTCTGATAAACTAAGAGAATCTTTGAGCAAATCAATTGCAGAGTCTTTTGATGCCGCTAAAAGTAAATATGGCAGCCTGATAGATGAATATGTTGCTGAAGGTAAAAAACAACTAGATAAAGCTAAAGAGACTGCTAAGCTTAATTAA
- a CDS encoding CsbD family protein translates to MSELEVKGNWNEIKGKLKQKYGELTDDDLTFAEGKYDEMLGRVQKKTGKSKDELKKEIAEL, encoded by the coding sequence ATGTCAGAATTAGAAGTAAAAGGAAACTGGAATGAAATAAAAGGTAAGCTTAAGCAAAAATATGGTGAGCTTACAGATGATGATCTGACTTTTGCAGAAGGTAAGTATGACGAGATGCTAGGAAGAGTGCAAAAGAAAACAGGTAAGTCTAAAGACGAATTGAAAAAAGAAATTGCTGAACTATAA
- a CDS encoding mechanosensitive ion channel family protein, which yields MEFDFESALDKVLGKLDSWLETLLTMLPNMAVSVLLFVVFMVLAKLAQKLLVRIFERASDNKLLENLFSTMVYYSVLGIGIFIILGILKLDRAVTSLLAGVGVVGLALGFAFQDIAANFVSGIILAFRRPSKIGDVISVKDFMGTVTKTNLRVTVLKTFQGQEVYIPNKDVLQSPIINYTVLGQRRIDLGVGISYGDDLEKVQQVVLDAIKGLDGILRPDDTIFDYYEFGSSSINFNIRFWIEYPDQPGFLAMRNAAVMAIKKAFDENDITIPFPIRTLDFGIKGGEKLSEMPLQMASNETT from the coding sequence ATGGAATTTGACTTTGAATCAGCCTTAGACAAAGTACTTGGTAAGCTAGACAGCTGGCTGGAAACGCTACTCACCATGTTGCCCAATATGGCGGTATCGGTTTTATTGTTTGTAGTGTTTATGGTACTAGCTAAGCTGGCACAGAAATTACTGGTTAGAATTTTTGAAAGGGCTTCTGATAATAAACTTTTAGAGAACCTTTTCTCTACCATGGTTTATTACAGTGTATTGGGCATAGGGATATTCATTATTCTTGGAATTTTAAAACTAGATAGAGCGGTAACATCGCTGCTGGCAGGTGTAGGAGTTGTAGGGTTGGCCTTAGGGTTTGCTTTTCAAGATATAGCAGCAAATTTTGTTTCAGGGATCATACTAGCCTTTCGCAGGCCTTCTAAAATTGGAGATGTGATCTCAGTAAAAGATTTTATGGGCACTGTAACTAAAACTAATTTAAGAGTAACAGTGCTAAAGACATTTCAGGGGCAAGAGGTGTACATACCCAACAAAGATGTGTTGCAGAGCCCCATTATTAATTACACCGTCTTAGGGCAAAGAAGAATAGACCTGGGGGTAGGTATCTCTTATGGAGATGACTTAGAAAAGGTACAGCAGGTGGTATTAGACGCCATAAAAGGGCTTGACGGCATATTAAGGCCAGATGATACCATCTTCGATTATTATGAATTTGGTAGTAGCTCTATCAATTTTAACATCCGGTTCTGGATAGAATATCCGGATCAGCCGGGCTTCCTGGCCATGAGAAATGCTGCCGTTATGGCTATTAAAAAGGCCTTTGATGAAAATGATATTACTATACCATTCCCTATTAGAACACTGGATTTTGGTATAAAAGGAGGAGAAAAGTTATCAGAGATGCCCCTACAAATGGCATCTAATGAAACTACATAA
- a CDS encoding arsenate reductase family protein — protein MKAENNEILFFFNSEKQQDRKARGYADTVENHQLNEKEINKDHLTETQIAEIADDMGVRMVDLIDKNSGYYLDELKDKDISDSELATIMAKNPEVIKTPIAYMGSKAFFVEDAYSLVQQGLEMKGVQSDKGNVFEKSVKH, from the coding sequence ATGAAAGCTGAAAATAATGAAATATTGTTTTTCTTCAATTCAGAAAAACAACAAGACCGAAAGGCGAGAGGATATGCAGATACGGTTGAAAACCATCAACTAAATGAAAAGGAAATCAATAAAGATCACCTTACAGAAACCCAGATAGCTGAAATAGCTGATGATATGGGGGTAAGAATGGTAGATCTTATTGATAAGAATTCAGGATATTATCTGGATGAGCTTAAAGATAAAGATATTTCTGATAGTGAATTAGCTACTATTATGGCTAAAAATCCTGAGGTAATAAAAACACCTATTGCTTATATGGGTAGCAAGGCATTTTTTGTAGAGGATGCTTACAGCCTGGTGCAGCAAGGATTAGAGATGAAAGGTGTGCAGTCTGATAAAGGAAATGTTTTTGAGAAATCAGTAAAACATTAA
- a CDS encoding mechanosensitive ion channel family protein, protein MKERVFNAFAHFWESIIDRVPEISIGVIMLVFFTITGVMLRRFTQRRLLKRLGDQLLANFIGRIIFLVFLVIGIVIFRNQLGLSRAAGGLLAGAGVSALIIGFAFKDIGENFLSGFFLAFSRPFRIGDIIQVDSFTGTVRALSFRNTHIRTFDGRDIFIPNSILIKQPLTNFTRDGLMRHDFIVGLDYGDDIARATTVILDELSKMQNITTAEGVEPFVIINDFGTSTINLKIHFWINTYDFLGSTTVLKSTVMHQVVNRLISEGFNMPADIIELKIYQEGQPIPVAVKGRP, encoded by the coding sequence ATGAAAGAGAGAGTATTTAATGCCTTTGCGCATTTCTGGGAGTCAATAATAGATCGGGTACCTGAAATTAGTATAGGCGTAATCATGCTGGTGTTTTTTACTATCACCGGCGTTATGCTGCGTCGTTTTACCCAGCGTAGGTTGCTTAAGAGGTTAGGAGACCAGCTACTGGCTAATTTCATAGGGCGAATTATATTTCTTGTTTTTCTGGTAATAGGTATAGTGATTTTTCGAAATCAACTAGGGCTTAGCAGAGCAGCAGGCGGTTTACTGGCAGGAGCCGGCGTTTCTGCTTTAATCATAGGCTTTGCTTTTAAAGATATAGGTGAGAATTTCCTATCGGGTTTCTTCCTGGCGTTTAGCAGACCTTTTCGCATAGGAGATATTATACAGGTAGATAGCTTCACAGGTACAGTAAGAGCTCTGAGTTTTAGAAATACGCATATACGCACTTTTGATGGGCGAGATATATTTATTCCTAACTCCATTTTAATAAAGCAACCGCTTACCAATTTTACCCGAGATGGGCTAATGAGGCATGATTTTATAGTAGGGTTAGACTATGGAGATGATATAGCCAGGGCTACAACGGTTATTTTAGATGAACTTTCTAAAATGCAAAATATTACCACTGCTGAAGGAGTGGAGCCTTTCGTTATTATTAATGATTTTGGTACCAGCACTATTAATTTAAAAATCCATTTCTGGATTAATACATATGATTTTCTGGGCTCTACCACGGTACTGAAAAGCACAGTAATGCACCAGGTGGTAAACAGACTCATTAGCGAAGGTTTCAATATGCCTGCAGATATTATAGAGTTAAAAATTTATCAGGAAGGTCAGCCGATTCCTGTAGCAGTGAAGGGAAGGCCATGA
- a CDS encoding dihydrolipoyl dehydrogenase family protein has product MKKFEVIIIGSGPAGSGIAHKCAGEGKQVAVIDKEFGGTCALKGCTPKKVLAVSSEILRYACHLNGKGVKDVNVELDWASLMHFKRSFTELIPMHTKEGFKKEGIEVIEGEAQFVSENTLEVNGEQYQADYIAIATGAVATELPIEGCEHLITSDELLELNEVPKRVTFVGGGYIAFEFAQILNKCGCQVTLLEAADQPLSGFDPFLASRLIESFQMEGVEVRTGIKVEKIEKHDNEFAISGKHAEGELEVRCDLAIHGAGRMPNISSLHLENANIAFSKSGITVNDHMQSVSNSKIYAAGDVADTGYPFTLVADYEGRIVANNIFEEDKEKSSYLGVPFVLFTNPKMASVGQSEAELIEKNIKYEKKQADTSHWLISRSMQENVSGYKVLIGEKGQILGAHLVGPKADEVINGFAMAIQHKLSVIDLKKTFVSYPSAFAELRKMI; this is encoded by the coding sequence ATGAAAAAGTTTGAAGTAATAATAATAGGTAGTGGGCCGGCAGGATCTGGCATAGCGCATAAATGTGCAGGAGAAGGTAAACAAGTGGCGGTGATAGACAAGGAATTTGGAGGGACCTGTGCTTTAAAAGGCTGTACTCCTAAAAAAGTGTTGGCTGTATCATCAGAAATACTAAGGTATGCCTGCCATTTAAATGGAAAAGGGGTGAAAGATGTAAATGTAGAGCTGGATTGGGCATCGCTGATGCACTTTAAAAGATCATTTACAGAGTTGATACCTATGCATACCAAAGAGGGCTTTAAGAAGGAAGGTATAGAAGTGATAGAAGGTGAGGCCCAGTTTGTAAGTGAAAACACATTAGAAGTAAATGGTGAGCAGTATCAGGCGGACTATATAGCTATAGCTACCGGAGCCGTGGCTACCGAGCTGCCGATAGAAGGGTGTGAGCACCTCATTACCAGTGATGAACTGCTGGAGTTAAATGAAGTGCCTAAACGAGTAACTTTTGTAGGTGGAGGTTATATCGCTTTTGAATTTGCTCAGATATTGAATAAATGTGGCTGCCAAGTAACCTTACTTGAAGCCGCAGATCAGCCGCTGTCAGGCTTTGACCCCTTTTTAGCCTCGAGGCTGATTGAGTCTTTTCAGATGGAAGGTGTGGAGGTAAGAACGGGTATAAAAGTAGAGAAAATTGAAAAGCATGATAATGAATTTGCCATATCAGGTAAGCATGCGGAGGGGGAATTAGAAGTCCGTTGTGACTTGGCCATTCATGGAGCAGGCCGAATGCCTAATATCTCATCACTGCATCTGGAGAATGCTAATATTGCTTTTTCAAAAAGCGGTATTACGGTAAATGACCACATGCAAAGTGTGAGTAACAGTAAAATATACGCTGCTGGAGATGTAGCGGATACTGGCTATCCTTTTACCCTGGTGGCCGATTATGAAGGCAGAATAGTGGCTAATAATATTTTTGAAGAGGATAAAGAAAAATCATCATACCTAGGCGTTCCATTTGTTTTGTTTACTAACCCTAAAATGGCATCTGTAGGTCAGTCAGAAGCGGAACTGATAGAGAAAAATATTAAATACGAAAAGAAACAGGCCGATACCAGTCATTGGCTAATCTCCAGAAGTATGCAGGAGAATGTGAGTGGTTATAAGGTGCTCATAGGTGAAAAAGGGCAAATACTTGGTGCACATCTGGTAGGTCCTAAAGCCGATGAGGTGATCAATGGTTTTGCTATGGCCATACAACATAAGCTCTCCGTTATTGATCTTAAGAAAACTTTTGTGAGTTACCCTAGTGCTTTTGCTGAGCTTCGCAAAATGATATAG
- a CDS encoding DNA topoisomerase IB has product MTDQKSNCPHGIHYIADDCPGFTRKKRGRGFSYYDCDGKKISDKNIIKRIQSLVIPPMWQDVWICEDESGHLQVTGYDQKGRKQYIYHPKWTEYQQKNKFNRLKEFGFKLPDIRRQLERDIRKKGWPKQKILALIVMMLDEYYIRIGNKRYEQENKTYGLTTLRRKHINEKDGHLVISFKAKSGKEREIDIGSKKLIRLIKATSELPGYEIFRYLDDSKQSHRLDSHDVNEYLVEIAGEYFTAKDFRTWGGTMLALENYEESKKEVEENPRQKLETTIVKKVAAVLGNTVAVCREYYIHPKVMDVLLKNSLGHYTKKNLGKLEDEKELSEAEKLVLKII; this is encoded by the coding sequence ATGACAGATCAGAAGAGTAACTGCCCTCATGGCATCCATTATATAGCTGATGATTGCCCCGGCTTTACCAGAAAGAAAAGGGGTAGAGGCTTTTCTTATTATGATTGCGATGGAAAGAAAATTAGTGACAAAAATATAATTAAGAGGATCCAGAGCCTGGTAATACCACCTATGTGGCAAGATGTATGGATCTGTGAAGATGAAAGCGGTCACTTACAGGTAACGGGTTATGACCAGAAAGGGAGGAAGCAGTACATCTATCATCCTAAGTGGACCGAATACCAACAGAAGAATAAGTTTAACCGTCTGAAGGAGTTTGGCTTTAAGCTCCCTGATATAAGAAGGCAGCTGGAAAGGGATATCCGAAAGAAAGGATGGCCTAAGCAAAAAATCCTAGCGCTGATAGTGATGATGCTGGATGAATACTACATCAGAATTGGCAATAAGCGCTATGAGCAGGAAAATAAAACCTATGGACTAACCACGCTGAGAAGAAAGCATATTAATGAAAAAGATGGCCATTTGGTTATCAGCTTTAAGGCGAAGAGTGGAAAAGAAAGAGAAATAGATATCGGCAGTAAAAAGCTTATCAGACTGATTAAAGCAACCTCAGAACTTCCGGGCTATGAAATCTTCAGGTATCTGGATGATAGTAAACAAAGCCATAGATTAGATTCTCATGATGTAAATGAATACCTGGTGGAAATTGCCGGCGAATACTTTACCGCCAAAGATTTCAGAACCTGGGGTGGAACTATGCTGGCTCTTGAAAATTATGAGGAATCAAAAAAGGAAGTAGAAGAAAACCCCAGGCAAAAGCTGGAAACTACCATAGTGAAGAAGGTGGCCGCTGTGTTAGGGAATACAGTGGCGGTATGTCGTGAGTATTACATTCACCCAAAAGTAATGGATGTACTGCTTAAAAATAGCTTAGGCCACTATACCAAAAAGAATTTAGGAAAGCTTGAAGATGAAAAGGAATTATCCGAAGCAGAAAAGCTGGTTCTAAAAATCATTTAA
- a CDS encoding DUF2254 domain-containing protein has translation MKKIRRILYKVSFEVTSSIAFYPTLIAVGFLLFSFLVMSVEYDAFIVDFKEDIQILLVQGGDNARLILGTAVGSIISLMVFSFSMVMVVLNRASSTLSPRVIPGLITNKAHQVVLGVYLGTIIYSLILTINIQSADAEYQIPSLGILFSMVFVISCLGLFVYFIHSISRAIQVDNILDSIYRQTEEQLEKVEIEDDYKDIPNTDDWQVLYTKRAGYFKQMKEKALMKICAKHDVAIEVIEQSGFFMVKGYPFLKISRKIDEEVEEDIRSCFIFYAEEHVSDHYLFGFKQISEIAVKALSPGINDPGTAIKAIDLLSILYIKKMTHKERRYLQNDGGEPLVIIRQLSLDRLLYFNLTPIREYGKEDATVMLNLLESMKNLAYADKDLLEHQQILEKYTKSIVASCQKHIHNSLDVEQINAMIKRVNEFLQEQHQVRFISG, from the coding sequence ATGAAAAAGATCAGACGGATACTGTATAAGGTTTCTTTTGAAGTTACCAGTAGCATTGCTTTTTACCCTACACTTATAGCAGTAGGTTTTCTGCTGTTTTCCTTTCTGGTGATGTCAGTAGAGTATGATGCTTTCATAGTTGATTTTAAGGAAGATATCCAGATTTTACTAGTACAGGGTGGAGATAATGCCAGACTAATTCTGGGCACCGCAGTGGGCAGTATTATTTCTTTAATGGTATTTAGCTTTTCCATGGTAATGGTGGTACTCAACAGGGCATCATCTACACTTTCTCCAAGAGTAATACCCGGTCTTATTACTAATAAAGCCCATCAAGTAGTGTTGGGAGTCTATCTGGGTACCATTATTTATAGCCTTATACTCACCATTAATATACAATCTGCAGATGCAGAATATCAGATTCCCTCTTTAGGCATTTTATTTTCAATGGTATTTGTAATAAGCTGTCTGGGGCTGTTCGTCTATTTTATTCATTCCATCTCCAGGGCCATTCAGGTAGATAATATTTTAGATAGCATTTATAGACAAACCGAAGAGCAATTAGAAAAAGTAGAGATAGAGGATGATTATAAAGATATACCGAATACTGATGATTGGCAGGTGCTGTATACCAAGCGAGCGGGTTATTTTAAGCAGATGAAAGAAAAAGCCCTTATGAAGATTTGCGCTAAGCATGATGTAGCTATAGAAGTGATAGAACAAAGCGGGTTTTTCATGGTAAAAGGTTATCCTTTCCTTAAAATAAGTAGAAAAATAGATGAGGAAGTAGAAGAAGATATTCGTAGCTGCTTTATCTTCTATGCAGAAGAGCATGTTTCAGATCATTATCTTTTTGGCTTTAAGCAAATATCAGAAATAGCGGTGAAAGCCCTATCGCCAGGCATAAATGATCCGGGAACTGCTATTAAGGCTATTGACCTGTTGTCTATTTTATACATTAAAAAAATGACGCATAAAGAAAGGCGATATCTGCAAAATGATGGAGGAGAACCATTGGTCATTATAAGGCAGCTATCACTAGATAGGCTTTTGTATTTTAATCTCACACCCATTAGAGAGTATGGTAAAGAAGATGCTACCGTTATGCTCAACTTGCTAGAGAGTATGAAAAATCTCGCTTATGCTGATAAAGATTTGTTGGAGCATCAGCAAATTCTTGAGAAATACACTAAGAGTATAGTGGCCTCTTGCCAAAAGCATATACATAATTCCCTTGATGTAGAGCAGATCAATGCTATGATAAAAAGGGTAAATGAATTTCTCCAAGAACAGCATCAGGTGAGGTTTATTAGCGGGTAA
- a CDS encoding baeRF7 domain-containing protein — protein sequence MDIFKRSTFLKLSEIHQPHCVSIYIPTERAGGEEGRYKNKTKLKNQLKEAANQLKVFGLSKTEIDEYLQPAQQLLDDERNFWSEQSDALALFIYGNEIEYFTLPLEVQEYTYVSNHLYLQPLANMLHGSGRHFIMMLSLNEVKFYEATRHTLTPVVVEGLIPQALEETVGGDYEENSLQFRSGQGEQGQAMYHGHGSGNETEKKEEAAKFFKEVNDGLMEMLHDEDAPLVVACVDYLFPIYMEANTYSNLCPNFIQGNHEHTEPIKLKEMAWDLVKERFEKDQQKGVDRYNELLDDGKASYNPEQAIPAAIIGQADTLFIQKGQHVWGTYQQDDNKVKINATHQVGNADLLNKAAAETIKHGGKVYELEADQMPDAGSLINAVLRYKM from the coding sequence ATGGATATATTTAAGAGATCAACATTTTTAAAACTTTCTGAAATTCACCAGCCACATTGTGTGTCTATTTATATCCCTACTGAGAGGGCCGGAGGTGAAGAAGGACGTTATAAAAATAAAACCAAATTAAAGAATCAGTTAAAAGAGGCAGCTAATCAACTAAAGGTATTTGGCCTCTCCAAAACTGAGATAGATGAATATTTGCAGCCAGCACAACAGTTGTTAGACGATGAACGTAATTTCTGGTCTGAGCAGTCTGATGCGTTGGCTTTATTTATTTATGGTAATGAAATAGAGTATTTTACTTTACCATTAGAAGTACAAGAGTACACTTACGTTTCTAACCATCTGTATTTACAACCTTTGGCTAATATGCTTCATGGTTCTGGTCGTCATTTTATTATGATGCTTAGCCTTAATGAAGTGAAATTTTATGAGGCAACCCGTCATACACTTACTCCTGTAGTAGTGGAGGGCCTCATTCCGCAGGCTTTGGAAGAGACAGTAGGAGGAGACTATGAAGAAAATAGTCTGCAATTCCGTTCTGGTCAGGGAGAACAAGGGCAAGCTATGTATCACGGTCATGGCTCAGGCAACGAAACAGAAAAGAAAGAGGAAGCCGCTAAATTCTTTAAAGAAGTAAATGACGGACTCATGGAAATGCTGCACGATGAAGATGCTCCATTGGTAGTAGCTTGTGTAGACTATCTTTTCCCAATTTATATGGAGGCCAACACCTATTCTAATTTGTGCCCTAACTTTATTCAGGGAAACCATGAGCATACAGAACCTATAAAGCTCAAAGAAATGGCCTGGGATCTGGTAAAAGAAAGATTCGAAAAGGATCAACAGAAAGGCGTAGATCGTTATAATGAGTTGTTGGATGATGGAAAAGCCTCTTATAATCCGGAGCAAGCCATACCTGCGGCTATCATAGGCCAGGCAGATACCTTATTTATCCAAAAAGGACAGCATGTATGGGGTACCTACCAGCAAGATGACAATAAAGTAAAAATTAATGCTACCCACCAGGTAGGCAATGCTGACTTACTCAATAAAGCAGCAGCGGAAACCATAAAGCACGGCGGTAAAGTCTATGAATTGGAGGCGGATCAGATGCCTGATGCCGGTTCTTTAATTAATGCTGTGCTACGCTATAAAATGTAA